In one Magallana gigas chromosome 7, xbMagGiga1.1, whole genome shotgun sequence genomic region, the following are encoded:
- the LOC105344822 gene encoding cytosolic carboxypeptidase-like protein 5 isoform X11 yields MAEFRVGGLLFTSKFDSGNLARVEKVSKDEDEEDNVKYYGEPRPDYEFNVWTHPDCHGTEFENGNRSWFYFGIRGWAPNRLIKINIMNLNRQGKLYSQGHSPFTKTVPGKPRWERIRDRPSYENADGQFILTFTYRFLDVKGAITYFAFCYPWSYMEQQERLNEYDKRFAHCKEISSSSPKDRIYYHRELLCHSPDKLRIDLVTVSSCHGISSETEPRFDHNLFPEKDVQRCRKFHGKRVFFLSSRVHPGETPASFVFNGFLEFILKENDPRAKALRRQYVFKFIPILNPDGVQRGHYRTDQRGVNLNRMYLDPSIDLHPSIYASKSMLVYHHVKNRAVRENDSVNIRINFPGYILTSSPDPPTPRKEVIHHDAGEVNNHSKMARNGAYSAGKDRGVQNGHGDPFSLPPKENSWVSQTSTHDGGLMPPSGRMRIEPLNLGDLDRMDTTLSESRKLMGNDSIHMSSSCSSVLSNVTLKNERKTVDSELRLRLSELNMSDDCRGKMTGLSMMTSLSVGLNDSDTEDLYNTEHLGNEGSEDEDDFASSSFGNNAPHLSDTSLLQIPPCDSGIAFYVDLHGHASKRGCFIYGNYFEDEDTQVDNMLFPKLISMNTAHFDFTGCNFSERNMYAKDKRDGMSKEGSGRVAIHKAIGIIHSYTLECNYNTGRMVNPVPPAQGDDGKATPPPVAGFPPKYTQAHFEEVGKALAIAAIDYNESNPWSRIGMSEHNHLTGVKESVRRYIRSMRGGPRIPRNPSKSYLRNNSVTSNNSSKTNSNQNSRAPFSRNNSTDTSNGIGNPRFNNSTNTTGSRFNSGTSNGGSASRFNRRDSSANNPPKRELGPVREAARPNLNTQTQQRKRQTTTNYVPPQTSRSTSNQPVTLSMTTAEATTHRQYSAEKATRTLDEEKLNPLKHVNLLAISKKSGPPSRIPLPTGQQFMHLTSPTVHELSPPRVPNRSGRYTQRTPQPYPVRKASAEVLSVNNDSPLGSHIAGHTSVTPGDHLPSTPGNYPPPPMPLPPNDMNGMDNANSESAKRRRRYMYMKRRTVNQSPKLGSAASNKDSTTPVFTTTQALLSPSDSYRLQSENSLTPRQIPLL; encoded by the exons ATGGCTGAGTTCCGAGTTGGAGGGCTGTTGTTTACCTCCAAGTTTGACTCCGGAAACTTAGCAAGGGTGGAAAAAGTGTCCAAAGATGAGGACGAAGAAG ATAATGTGAAGTACTATGGGGAGCCTAGGCCTGACTATGAGTTTAATGTGTGGACACATCCAGACTGTCATGGGACAGAGTTTGAGAATGGAAATAG ATCCTGGTTTTATTTTGGCATCAGGGGATGGGCACCGAATCGCCTGATTAAGATCAACATCATGAATCTGAACCGACAGGGCAAGCTGTACAGCCAGGGTCACTCTCCATTCACCAAGACTGTCCCTGGCAAACCGAGGTGGGAGAGGATTAGAGACAGGCCCTCGTATGAG AATGCGGATGGTCAGTTTATTCTGACCTTCACCTATCGTTTTCTGGATGTGAAGGGAGCCATTACCTACTTTGCTTTCTGCTATCCTTGGTCGTACATGGAACAGCAGGAGAGGTTAAACGAATATGACAAGAGATTTGCTCACTGCAAAGAAATAAGCAGCTCAAG TCCAAAAGACAGAATCTACTACCACCGGGAACTGCTATGTCATTCACCAGACAAGCTACGCATTGATTTGGTAACAGTCAGCTCCTGCCACGGAATCAGCTCTGAAACAGAGCCTCGCTTTGATCATAACCTGTTTCCTGAAAAAGATGTTCAGAGGTGCAGAAAATTTCATGGAAAAAGa GTGTTTTTCCTGAGTAGCCGAGTTCATCCAGGGGAAACGCCAGCCAGTTTTGTATTCAATGGATTCTTAGAGTTCATTCTAAAAGAAAATGACCCACGTGCCAAAGCTTTAAGAAGACAGTATGTATTCAAGTTTATACCTATATTAAACCCAGATGGTGTTCAAAGAGGGCATTATAGAACTGACCAGAGGGGAGTGAATTTGAATCGAATGTACTTAGACCCAAGCATTGACCTTCACCCCTCTATATATGCCTCGAAAAGTATGTTAGTTTATCATCATGTGAAAAACAGGGCCGTAAGAGAAAACGACAGTGTGAATATCCGTATCAACTTCCCAGGGTACATTTTGACCTCTAGTCCCGACCCACCCACCCCTCGTAAAGAGGTTATTCATCACGATGCTGGAGAAGTGAATAATCACAGTAAAATGGCAAGGAATGGTGCTTATTCTGCTGGTAAAGACAGAGGTGTCCAGAATGGACATGGAGATCCCTTTTCGTTACCTCCCAAGGAGAACTCCTGGGTTAGCCAAACCAGTACACATGATGGGGGACTGATGCCCCCCTCTGGGAGAATGAGGATCGAGCCCTTGAATTTAGGAGATCTGGACAGAATGGACACAACACTAAGTGAATCTCGTAAACTGATGGGCAACGACAGCATTCACATGTCGTCTTCCTGTAGTAGTGTGCTGAGCAATGTGACTCTGAAAAATGAGAGGAAGACGGTGGACAGTGAATTACGTCTGCGCCTCTCAGAGCTGAACATGTCCGACGATTGTCGCGGGAAAATGACAGGACTCAGCATGATGACATCACTGAGCGTGGGACTCAACGACTCTGACACCGAGGATCTGTACAACACTGAGCACCTCGGGAATGAAGGCTCGGAGGATGAGGACGATTTTGCTTCCTCTTCCTTTGGAAACAATGCCCCACATCTCTCTGACACTTCCCTGCTCCAAATACCTCCCTGTGACAGTGGCATTGCATTCTATGTTGATCTGCATGGGCATGCCTCTAAAAGAGGATGCTTTATTTACGGAAATTATTTTGAAGATGAAGATACTCAG GTAGATAATATGCTTTTCCCCAAGCTGATCTCCATGAATACTGCCCATTTTGATTTCACCGGTTGTAATTTCTCTGAGAGAAATATGTATGCCAAAGACAAGCGAGATGGAATGTCCAAAGAAGGAAGTGGAAGAGTGGCCATACACAAAGCAATAGGAATTATCCATAG TTACACTTTGGAATGTAATTATAACACGGGGAGAATGGTGAATCCTGTCCCCCCAGCTCAGGGGGACGACGGCAAGGCCACACCTCCCCCAGTGGCTGGGTTCCCTCCCAAGTACACTCAGGCTCACTTTGAGGAA GTGGGTAAAGCATTAGCCATAGCTGCCATAGACTATAATGAGTCCAACCCCTGGTCTCGTATCGGCATGTCCGAGCACAACCATCTGACCGGGGTGAAGGAGAGTGTGAGGCGGTACATCAGGAGCATGAGGGGCGGGCCCAGGATTCCTCGCAACCCCTCCAAGTCCTACCTCAGGAACAA TAGTGTAACCAGTAACAATAGCAGTAAAACCAACAGTAACCAGAACAGCCGGGCTCCGTTTTCCCGTAACAACTCCACGGACACCAGTAACGGGATCGGTAACCCTAGGTTCAACAACAGCACTAACACCACAGGATCCCGATTTAATAGTGGCACAAGTAACGGTGGGTCAGCCTCACGATTCAATAGGAGGGACTCCTCAGCTAACAACCCTCCCAAGAGGGAGCTGGGGCCTGTCAGAGAGG CTGCCAGGCCGAATTTGAATACTCAGACACAGCAGAGGAAACGGCAGACTACTACCAACTATGTCCCCCCTCAGACCTCCCGCTCCACCTCCAACCAGCCGGTCACCCTCTCAATGACCACCGCGGAGGCCACCACCCACAGGCAGTACTCAGCAGAAAAAGCCACCAGAACATTGGACGAAGAGAAGCTGAACCCACTCAAACATGTCAACCtt CTTGCCATTTCGAAGAAATCAGGACCTCCTAGTCGAATACCCTTACCCACAGGTCAACAGTTTATGCATTTGACCTCTCCAACAGTTCACGAGTTATCTCCCCCTCGAGTGCCAAATCGCAGTGGTCGTTACACCCAGAGAACCCCTCAGCCCTACCCAGTCAGGAAGGCCAGTGCAGAGGTTCTCTCAGTCAACAATGATTCTCCACTGGGGTCCCACATAGCCGGCCACACCAGTGTCACCCCAGGGGATCACTTGCCTTCAACCCCTGGCAATTATCCTCCACCACCCATGCCTCTCCCCCCAAATGATATGAACGGAATGGACAATGCAAA CAGTGAGAGTGCCAAGCGTCGTCgacggtacatgtacatgaagagAAGGA
- the LOC105344822 gene encoding cytosolic carboxypeptidase-like protein 5 isoform X10 yields the protein MAEFRVGGLLFTSKFDSGNLARVEKVSKDEDEEDNVKYYGEPRPDYEFNVWTHPDCHGTEFENGNRSWFYFGIRGWAPNRLIKINIMNLNRQGKLYSQGHSPFTKTVPGKPRWERIRDRPSYENADGQFILTFTYRFLDVKGAITYFAFCYPWSYMEQQERLNEYDKRFAHCKEISSSSPKDRIYYHRELLCHSPDKLRIDLVTVSSCHGISSETEPRFDHNLFPEKDVQRCRKFHGKRVFFLSSRVHPGETPASFVFNGFLEFILKENDPRAKALRRQYVFKFIPILNPDGVQRGHYRTDQRGVNLNRMYLDPSIDLHPSIYASKSMLVYHHVKNRAVRENDSVNIRINFPGYILTSSPDPPTPRKEVIHHDAGEVNNHSKMARNGAYSAGKDRGVQNGHGDPFSLPPKENSWVSQTSTHDGGLMPPSGRMRIEPLNLGDLDRMDTTLSESRKLMGNDSIHMSSSCSSVLSNVTLKNERKTVDSELRLRLSELNMSDDCRGKMTGLSMMTSLSVGLNDSDTEDLYNTEHLGNEGSEDEDDFASSSFGNNAPHLSDTSLLQIPPCDSGIAFYVDLHGHASKRGCFIYGNYFEDEDTQVDNMLFPKLISMNTAHFDFTGCNFSERNMYAKDKRDGMSKEGSGRVAIHKAIGIIHSYTLECNYNTGRMVNPVPPAQGDDGKATPPPVAGFPPKYTQAHFEEVGKALAIAAIDYNESNPWSRIGMSEHNHLTGVKESVRRYIRSMRGGPRIPRNPSKSYLRNNSVTSNNSSKTNSNQNSRAPFSRNNSTDTSNGIGNPRFNNSTNTTGSRFNSGTSNGGSASRFNRRDSSANNPPKRELGPVREAARPNLNTQTQQRKRQTTTNYVPPQTSRSTSNQPVTLSMTTAEATTHRQYSAEKATRTLDEEKLNPLKHVNLLAISKKSGPPSRIPLPTGQQFMHLTSPTVHELSPPRVPNRSGRYTQRTPQPYPVRKASAEVLSVNNDSPLGSHIAGHTSVTPGDHLPSTPGNYPPPPMPLPPNDMNGMDNANSESAKRRRRYMYMKRRTVNQSPKLGSAASNKVNFGTSSTGGGKHGIEGSTLRLSPRVLSMGGTPQPQFLRLPRPSSPPPTVIDSNQKTA from the exons ATGGCTGAGTTCCGAGTTGGAGGGCTGTTGTTTACCTCCAAGTTTGACTCCGGAAACTTAGCAAGGGTGGAAAAAGTGTCCAAAGATGAGGACGAAGAAG ATAATGTGAAGTACTATGGGGAGCCTAGGCCTGACTATGAGTTTAATGTGTGGACACATCCAGACTGTCATGGGACAGAGTTTGAGAATGGAAATAG ATCCTGGTTTTATTTTGGCATCAGGGGATGGGCACCGAATCGCCTGATTAAGATCAACATCATGAATCTGAACCGACAGGGCAAGCTGTACAGCCAGGGTCACTCTCCATTCACCAAGACTGTCCCTGGCAAACCGAGGTGGGAGAGGATTAGAGACAGGCCCTCGTATGAG AATGCGGATGGTCAGTTTATTCTGACCTTCACCTATCGTTTTCTGGATGTGAAGGGAGCCATTACCTACTTTGCTTTCTGCTATCCTTGGTCGTACATGGAACAGCAGGAGAGGTTAAACGAATATGACAAGAGATTTGCTCACTGCAAAGAAATAAGCAGCTCAAG TCCAAAAGACAGAATCTACTACCACCGGGAACTGCTATGTCATTCACCAGACAAGCTACGCATTGATTTGGTAACAGTCAGCTCCTGCCACGGAATCAGCTCTGAAACAGAGCCTCGCTTTGATCATAACCTGTTTCCTGAAAAAGATGTTCAGAGGTGCAGAAAATTTCATGGAAAAAGa GTGTTTTTCCTGAGTAGCCGAGTTCATCCAGGGGAAACGCCAGCCAGTTTTGTATTCAATGGATTCTTAGAGTTCATTCTAAAAGAAAATGACCCACGTGCCAAAGCTTTAAGAAGACAGTATGTATTCAAGTTTATACCTATATTAAACCCAGATGGTGTTCAAAGAGGGCATTATAGAACTGACCAGAGGGGAGTGAATTTGAATCGAATGTACTTAGACCCAAGCATTGACCTTCACCCCTCTATATATGCCTCGAAAAGTATGTTAGTTTATCATCATGTGAAAAACAGGGCCGTAAGAGAAAACGACAGTGTGAATATCCGTATCAACTTCCCAGGGTACATTTTGACCTCTAGTCCCGACCCACCCACCCCTCGTAAAGAGGTTATTCATCACGATGCTGGAGAAGTGAATAATCACAGTAAAATGGCAAGGAATGGTGCTTATTCTGCTGGTAAAGACAGAGGTGTCCAGAATGGACATGGAGATCCCTTTTCGTTACCTCCCAAGGAGAACTCCTGGGTTAGCCAAACCAGTACACATGATGGGGGACTGATGCCCCCCTCTGGGAGAATGAGGATCGAGCCCTTGAATTTAGGAGATCTGGACAGAATGGACACAACACTAAGTGAATCTCGTAAACTGATGGGCAACGACAGCATTCACATGTCGTCTTCCTGTAGTAGTGTGCTGAGCAATGTGACTCTGAAAAATGAGAGGAAGACGGTGGACAGTGAATTACGTCTGCGCCTCTCAGAGCTGAACATGTCCGACGATTGTCGCGGGAAAATGACAGGACTCAGCATGATGACATCACTGAGCGTGGGACTCAACGACTCTGACACCGAGGATCTGTACAACACTGAGCACCTCGGGAATGAAGGCTCGGAGGATGAGGACGATTTTGCTTCCTCTTCCTTTGGAAACAATGCCCCACATCTCTCTGACACTTCCCTGCTCCAAATACCTCCCTGTGACAGTGGCATTGCATTCTATGTTGATCTGCATGGGCATGCCTCTAAAAGAGGATGCTTTATTTACGGAAATTATTTTGAAGATGAAGATACTCAG GTAGATAATATGCTTTTCCCCAAGCTGATCTCCATGAATACTGCCCATTTTGATTTCACCGGTTGTAATTTCTCTGAGAGAAATATGTATGCCAAAGACAAGCGAGATGGAATGTCCAAAGAAGGAAGTGGAAGAGTGGCCATACACAAAGCAATAGGAATTATCCATAG TTACACTTTGGAATGTAATTATAACACGGGGAGAATGGTGAATCCTGTCCCCCCAGCTCAGGGGGACGACGGCAAGGCCACACCTCCCCCAGTGGCTGGGTTCCCTCCCAAGTACACTCAGGCTCACTTTGAGGAA GTGGGTAAAGCATTAGCCATAGCTGCCATAGACTATAATGAGTCCAACCCCTGGTCTCGTATCGGCATGTCCGAGCACAACCATCTGACCGGGGTGAAGGAGAGTGTGAGGCGGTACATCAGGAGCATGAGGGGCGGGCCCAGGATTCCTCGCAACCCCTCCAAGTCCTACCTCAGGAACAA TAGTGTAACCAGTAACAATAGCAGTAAAACCAACAGTAACCAGAACAGCCGGGCTCCGTTTTCCCGTAACAACTCCACGGACACCAGTAACGGGATCGGTAACCCTAGGTTCAACAACAGCACTAACACCACAGGATCCCGATTTAATAGTGGCACAAGTAACGGTGGGTCAGCCTCACGATTCAATAGGAGGGACTCCTCAGCTAACAACCCTCCCAAGAGGGAGCTGGGGCCTGTCAGAGAGG CTGCCAGGCCGAATTTGAATACTCAGACACAGCAGAGGAAACGGCAGACTACTACCAACTATGTCCCCCCTCAGACCTCCCGCTCCACCTCCAACCAGCCGGTCACCCTCTCAATGACCACCGCGGAGGCCACCACCCACAGGCAGTACTCAGCAGAAAAAGCCACCAGAACATTGGACGAAGAGAAGCTGAACCCACTCAAACATGTCAACCtt CTTGCCATTTCGAAGAAATCAGGACCTCCTAGTCGAATACCCTTACCCACAGGTCAACAGTTTATGCATTTGACCTCTCCAACAGTTCACGAGTTATCTCCCCCTCGAGTGCCAAATCGCAGTGGTCGTTACACCCAGAGAACCCCTCAGCCCTACCCAGTCAGGAAGGCCAGTGCAGAGGTTCTCTCAGTCAACAATGATTCTCCACTGGGGTCCCACATAGCCGGCCACACCAGTGTCACCCCAGGGGATCACTTGCCTTCAACCCCTGGCAATTATCCTCCACCACCCATGCCTCTCCCCCCAAATGATATGAACGGAATGGACAATGCAAA CAGTGAGAGTGCCAAGCGTCGTCgacggtacatgtacatgaagagAAGGA